One window from the genome of Pedobacter schmidteae encodes:
- a CDS encoding Wzz/FepE/Etk N-terminal domain-containing protein, with translation MTENQKAEAMKESDDISIKDFILGIKEWLSYLFSKGIFVLVFVIVGGIFGLIYSYFKKPVYTATTTFVLEEGGASNPLGNLGGLASMVGLDVGGGGGLFMGDNILELYKSRAMIQQALLAKRMVDGKKQLLLDRFVDFNDLKEKWKETKWNKADFSDIARFGVIQDSILREIVKDVNKNYLKVGKLDKKSSIIKVDVSSEDQAFAKAFADEIVSSVNRFYIETKTKKALQNVNILQHKTDSVRRVMNGAIGTAAAIVDATPNLNPARQAQRIAPVQKSQFSAETNKAVLGELIKNLELSKITLLKETPLIQVVDQPILPLEVERVGKGKGIFLGGILGGFLTIVALIIKRIFKKILNG, from the coding sequence ATGACAGAAAATCAGAAAGCTGAAGCGATGAAAGAAAGTGATGATATCTCAATTAAGGATTTTATCTTAGGTATTAAGGAATGGTTGAGTTATTTATTTTCAAAAGGAATATTTGTTTTGGTGTTTGTAATAGTGGGCGGGATATTTGGTTTAATATATTCTTATTTCAAAAAACCAGTTTATACCGCTACAACTACTTTTGTATTGGAAGAAGGAGGTGCAAGTAATCCATTAGGCAATTTGGGAGGCCTGGCTTCTATGGTTGGTCTTGACGTAGGCGGCGGTGGAGGCCTTTTTATGGGGGATAACATTTTGGAGTTGTATAAGTCTCGCGCGATGATACAACAGGCTTTGCTCGCTAAAAGAATGGTTGATGGTAAAAAGCAATTGCTTCTTGACAGATTTGTCGATTTTAACGACTTGAAGGAAAAATGGAAAGAAACCAAATGGAATAAAGCTGATTTTTCTGACATTGCACGGTTTGGTGTGATTCAAGATAGTATTTTAAGGGAAATTGTAAAGGATGTTAATAAAAATTATTTAAAAGTAGGTAAGCTCGATAAAAAATCCAGTATCATAAAGGTTGATGTTAGTTCCGAAGACCAGGCTTTTGCTAAAGCATTTGCAGATGAAATTGTTAGTTCTGTGAACAGATTTTATATTGAAACAAAAACAAAAAAGGCGCTTCAAAATGTTAATATTCTTCAACATAAAACTGATTCGGTTCGAAGGGTAATGAATGGTGCAATTGGTACTGCGGCGGCTATAGTAGATGCGACCCCAAATTTAAATCCCGCTCGTCAGGCGCAGCGTATAGCTCCGGTTCAAAAATCGCAATTCTCGGCAGAAACAAATAAAGCGGTCTTGGGTGAGTTGATAAAAAACCTTGAACTATCTAAAATTACACTCCTGAAAGAAACTCCTTTAATCCAAGTTGTAGATCAACCAATATTGCCACTAGAAGTAGAGAGGGTCGGTAAAGGGAAAGGCATTTTTTTAGGCGGGATTTTAGGTGGATTTTTAACTATAGTAGCATTAATAATTAAGAGAATATTTAAAAAGATTTTAAATGGATAA
- the tviB gene encoding Vi polysaccharide biosynthesis UDP-N-acetylglucosamine C-6 dehydrogenase TviB, translated as MDKYKIGVVGLGYVGLPLAVEFGKKYNTVGFDIDDNRIGELNSGYDKTLELDTEKLRESIFINYSSDLEDLKGCNVYIITVPTPVDKYNKPDLTPLRKASETVGKILKKGDIVVYESTVYPGATEEECVPVLERVSGLKFNSDFYAGYSPERINPGDKEHTVSKILKVTSGSTEEIAEIVDELYKSVITAGTFKASCIKVAEAAKVIENSQRDINIAFVNELSKIFNLLDIDTKEVLEAAGTKWNFLKFSPGLVGGHCIGVDPYYLAQKAQEVGYHPEIILAGRRLNDSIGAYVADETVKLLVKKQVNVAEAKILLMGITFKENCPDVRNTKVIDIVKELEKYHLDITILDPWADKRSVEHEYGLKIINDLNESSNKEYDGIILAVAHREFMEIDIQRLKKANSVVYDVKGVLPKQLIDKRL; from the coding sequence ATGGATAAATATAAAATTGGTGTTGTTGGCCTTGGTTATGTAGGTTTGCCTCTAGCTGTAGAGTTTGGGAAAAAATACAATACTGTTGGATTTGACATTGATGATAACAGAATAGGTGAATTAAATTCAGGCTACGATAAAACACTTGAGTTAGATACAGAGAAGTTAAGGGAAAGTATTTTTATAAATTATAGCTCGGATTTGGAGGACTTAAAGGGTTGTAATGTTTATATAATCACAGTACCAACCCCAGTTGATAAATACAACAAGCCTGATCTGACGCCTTTAAGAAAGGCGAGTGAGACCGTTGGTAAGATATTGAAGAAAGGAGATATCGTTGTTTATGAATCTACTGTATACCCTGGCGCTACTGAAGAAGAATGCGTCCCTGTGTTAGAACGTGTTTCAGGACTTAAATTCAATTCTGATTTTTATGCGGGGTACTCTCCAGAACGGATTAATCCGGGAGATAAGGAACATACGGTCTCTAAAATATTGAAGGTTACTTCTGGCTCAACTGAAGAAATTGCAGAGATTGTAGATGAATTATATAAATCGGTTATTACTGCAGGTACTTTTAAGGCATCTTGTATAAAAGTTGCAGAAGCAGCTAAGGTTATCGAAAATTCTCAAAGAGATATCAATATAGCTTTTGTAAACGAGCTGTCAAAGATATTTAACTTATTAGATATTGATACCAAAGAGGTATTAGAGGCCGCGGGTACCAAGTGGAATTTCCTGAAATTTAGTCCTGGACTAGTTGGCGGACACTGCATTGGGGTTGATCCTTATTATTTAGCGCAAAAAGCACAGGAAGTAGGTTATCACCCGGAAATTATACTAGCGGGAAGAAGATTAAATGATAGCATAGGTGCCTATGTCGCAGATGAAACAGTGAAGCTTCTGGTAAAAAAACAAGTTAATGTTGCTGAGGCTAAAATATTGTTAATGGGAATAACATTTAAGGAGAATTGTCCTGATGTGCGTAACACCAAAGTGATTGATATCGTAAAAGAATTGGAAAAATATCATCTTGATATTACCATCTTAGATCCCTGGGCAGACAAAAGAAGTGTGGAACATGAATATGGACTGAAAATCATTAATGATTTAAATGAGTCAAGTAATAAAGAATACGACGGAATTATTTTGGCTGTCGCTCATCGCGAATTCATGGAAATAGATATTCAGCGATTGAAGAAAGCCAATTCTGTAGTTTATGACGTAAAGGGTGTTCTGCCAAAACAATTAATAGATAAAAGATTATAA
- a CDS encoding SDR family oxidoreductase, with amino-acid sequence MDTQLDRIKEYSFLITGGAGFIGSNLAEFLLKYNAKRVRVLDNFSNGHHKNIENFLSDPAFELVEGDIRDLEVCRQACEGIDFVSHQAALGSVPRSINDPITTNEVNISGFLNMLVAVKNSGVKRIVYAASSSTYGDSKSLPKIEDHIGKPLSPYAVTKYVNELYADVFAKTYGVETIGLRYFNVFGPKQDPNGAYAAVIPLFIKAIMEGSQPFINGDGEQSRDFTYIENVVQANVRSMLSDDLKAVNQVYNVAVGERITLNELWAKLNDIAGTQIKPIYREERVGDVRDSLADISKAKLFLGYRPKVHIEEGLKKTFFYNA; translated from the coding sequence ATGGATACTCAGCTAGATAGAATTAAAGAATACAGTTTTCTCATAACTGGAGGTGCGGGATTTATAGGATCCAATTTGGCCGAATTTTTATTGAAATACAATGCTAAGAGAGTTCGGGTATTGGATAATTTTAGTAATGGACATCATAAAAATATTGAAAATTTCTTATCCGACCCTGCTTTTGAATTGGTTGAAGGTGATATTCGCGATTTAGAAGTTTGCAGACAGGCATGTGAAGGAATTGATTTTGTTTCGCATCAGGCAGCTCTTGGATCGGTTCCCCGATCCATTAATGATCCCATTACCACTAATGAGGTAAACATTTCTGGTTTTTTGAATATGTTAGTTGCCGTTAAGAACTCCGGTGTTAAACGAATAGTATACGCGGCTTCTTCTTCCACCTATGGTGATAGTAAGTCTTTGCCAAAAATTGAAGACCATATTGGAAAACCTTTATCGCCCTATGCTGTTACTAAGTATGTAAACGAGCTATATGCTGATGTTTTTGCTAAAACTTATGGTGTAGAAACAATTGGATTAAGATATTTTAATGTATTTGGACCTAAACAGGACCCTAACGGGGCTTATGCTGCTGTTATTCCATTATTTATTAAAGCTATAATGGAGGGGTCGCAGCCGTTCATAAATGGAGATGGAGAACAGTCTAGAGATTTTACTTATATTGAGAATGTAGTTCAGGCAAATGTAAGGTCAATGTTAAGTGATGATCTTAAGGCGGTTAATCAGGTTTACAATGTAGCTGTAGGAGAAAGAATCACGTTAAATGAATTATGGGCAAAACTAAATGATATAGCAGGAACTCAAATTAAACCTATTTATCGTGAAGAAAGAGTCGGAGATGTTAGGGATAGTTTAGCAGATATTAGTAAAGCAAAATTGTTTTTAGGATACAGGCCTAAAGTTCATATTGAAGAGGGACTGAAAAAGACTTTTTTTTATAATGCTTAA
- a CDS encoding DegT/DnrJ/EryC1/StrS aminotransferase family protein encodes MIPVNEPLLNGNEKKYLNECIDTGWISSEGPFVKRLETDFANRCQRKYGIAVANGSVALDVAISALGIGVGDEVIMPTFTIMSCAAPIVRAGAIPVVIEADANTWNMKVQDIEAKITSKTKAIMAVHIYGIPVDMDPIIDLAKKYNLKVIEDAAQLIGHTYKGKPCGSFGDISTFSFYPNKHITTGEGGMVLTNDDEIAKKCSELRNLCFIPPRRFIHEDLGWNFRMTNLQAALGVAQLEQLDLFLQKKRQIGNWYNELLKDISQIQLPIQNTTYAENIYWVYGVVLTDDVPFDALEAMKRLSDKKIGTRPFFYPMHKQPVFLKMNLFSESDSYPISERIAERGFYLPSGLSLTKENAENVAEALKSIFI; translated from the coding sequence ATGATTCCAGTTAATGAACCATTACTAAATGGTAATGAAAAAAAATATCTAAATGAATGTATTGATACCGGATGGATATCTTCGGAGGGACCGTTTGTAAAAAGACTGGAAACAGACTTTGCTAATCGATGCCAAAGGAAGTATGGGATTGCAGTGGCCAATGGTTCTGTTGCGCTAGACGTAGCTATTTCTGCTTTAGGTATTGGTGTTGGTGACGAGGTAATAATGCCAACATTTACCATTATGTCTTGTGCTGCTCCGATAGTTAGAGCAGGAGCCATACCCGTAGTTATCGAGGCAGATGCAAATACCTGGAATATGAAGGTTCAGGATATTGAGGCCAAAATTACGTCAAAAACAAAGGCAATTATGGCAGTTCATATATATGGAATCCCTGTTGATATGGACCCTATAATTGATTTGGCTAAGAAATATAATTTAAAAGTTATAGAAGATGCAGCACAACTCATAGGTCATACCTACAAGGGAAAACCATGTGGTAGTTTTGGTGATATTTCTACTTTTAGTTTTTATCCCAATAAACATATTACTACGGGAGAGGGAGGGATGGTGTTGACCAACGACGATGAAATTGCTAAAAAATGTAGTGAATTAAGAAATTTATGCTTTATTCCTCCCCGCAGATTCATCCATGAAGATCTTGGCTGGAATTTTAGAATGACAAATTTGCAGGCCGCATTGGGGGTCGCACAGCTTGAGCAGTTAGATCTTTTTTTGCAAAAAAAGAGACAAATCGGAAATTGGTATAATGAATTATTGAAGGATATTTCTCAAATACAATTACCGATACAAAATACAACTTACGCAGAAAATATTTATTGGGTCTATGGAGTCGTTCTGACTGATGATGTTCCTTTTGATGCGCTTGAAGCAATGAAGAGATTATCAGATAAAAAAATTGGAACAAGACCATTTTTTTATCCAATGCATAAGCAGCCTGTGTTTTTAAAAATGAACCTATTTTCAGAATCCGATTCCTATCCTATTTCTGAACGAATTGCAGAAAGAGGTTTTTATCTTCCAAGTGGGCTTTCGCTGACAAAAGAAAATGCAGAAAATGTTGCCGAAGCACTTAAATCAATTTTTATATAA
- a CDS encoding class I SAM-dependent methyltransferase codes for MGVFNRYSEYYDLLYKDKDYESEVNYIDRLIKKVHPNAKTILDLGCGTGIHAYLLAKKGYVVTGIDFSEEMISIADTKKKTDYKSHSDMLDFHCADIRNIQLEQQFDLVVSLFHVISYINDNRDLQKVFSNVKQHLNPNGVFICDFWYGPGVLSDPPVVRAKRLKNASLDVTRIAEPEIHANLNVVDVNYTLFVNDKLTNETFELTEKHSMRYFFEPELRLFLDAHTFDNVCFYEWLKEEQAELGSWNVCLVAKS; via the coding sequence ATGGGTGTATTTAATAGATATTCTGAATATTATGATCTTTTATATAAAGATAAAGATTATGAATCTGAAGTAAATTATATAGATCGGTTAATCAAGAAAGTACATCCAAATGCAAAAACTATACTTGATTTGGGCTGTGGAACGGGCATTCATGCCTATCTTTTGGCAAAAAAAGGATATGTTGTAACCGGTATAGATTTTTCGGAGGAAATGATAAGCATTGCTGATACAAAGAAGAAAACTGACTATAAATCTCACTCGGATATGCTGGACTTTCATTGTGCTGATATACGAAATATTCAATTGGAGCAACAATTTGATTTGGTAGTCTCTCTATTTCATGTAATTAGTTACATTAATGATAATAGAGATTTACAGAAGGTATTTTCAAATGTAAAACAGCATCTTAATCCAAATGGAGTGTTTATTTGCGACTTTTGGTATGGCCCCGGAGTCCTATCCGATCCCCCTGTTGTTAGGGCTAAGAGACTGAAAAATGCGTCATTAGATGTTACAAGGATTGCAGAACCGGAAATTCATGCTAACCTTAATGTAGTTGATGTAAATTATACTTTATTTGTCAATGATAAATTGACTAATGAAACTTTTGAACTCACCGAAAAACATTCCATGAGGTATTTTTTTGAACCAGAATTGAGATTATTCTTAGATGCCCATACGTTTGATAATGTATGTTTTTATGAATGGCTTAAAGAAGAGCAGGCAGAGCTTGGGTCATGGAATGTCTGCTTGGTAGCAAAATCATAA
- a CDS encoding lipid II flippase MurJ: MRRLSVNVALALGQMLASAFIYLSLSFFLKEKILIDCLLVALSIPSLFLVIWTGSTSYQLTPLLVSQYINGKFNFSFCKALLYKLILIIIVLSFFLWTFSNMMIHILAPGFNEDKAEIARSLLGLSIFLVPVQLTISTFSSIYVTIKRNIFVGVISLMGSIVSIGLLLILKNGITPSIIISCILIGNMLTLVFFVFDYIKNYYVNENFVAYNFKGLFGKIATVMIMLLVSRSVSLIQNSFASNMKDGSIALLTYTNYLTNIVITVLITPILNVYYTRHCESWINNNKKDLFLSFQNGILTILLLIFIAASFLLLSYDYLYGKLDIISHKINFNIDASIIKILFFSTSCLILSAFAGRLFYIAEKFRLVNFIDLLIVIIYTFITYFLSKYHGLIGIYFSFFIYSLITIISYLIILKKSVGFVMSIDFISENKWILLKVIFLLTVSIVTNFLTNAALIKIGVGVLVSLCGVYLLYLQKKKVLI; the protein is encoded by the coding sequence TTGAGGAGATTATCCGTTAATGTGGCGCTTGCGTTAGGCCAGATGTTGGCCAGTGCATTTATATACCTTTCACTAAGTTTCTTTTTAAAGGAGAAAATATTAATTGATTGTTTGTTGGTGGCTCTTTCTATACCAAGTTTATTTTTGGTTATTTGGACAGGGAGTACAAGTTATCAACTCACGCCTTTATTGGTTTCTCAATATATCAATGGTAAGTTTAACTTCAGCTTTTGCAAAGCGTTATTGTATAAATTGATTCTAATAATAATCGTCTTAAGCTTTTTTTTGTGGACTTTTAGTAATATGATGATACACATACTAGCTCCGGGATTCAATGAAGACAAAGCTGAGATCGCAAGAAGTTTGCTTGGTCTCTCTATTTTTCTTGTGCCTGTGCAATTAACAATTTCCACGTTTAGTAGTATTTATGTCACAATAAAACGTAATATTTTTGTTGGTGTAATTTCTTTGATGGGGAGTATCGTTTCCATTGGGTTGCTTCTAATTCTTAAGAACGGGATTACCCCCTCGATAATAATATCCTGCATTCTTATCGGTAATATGTTAACGCTTGTGTTTTTTGTTTTTGATTATATTAAGAACTATTATGTGAATGAAAATTTTGTCGCATATAATTTTAAAGGCCTCTTTGGTAAGATCGCTACTGTTATGATCATGTTATTAGTTTCTCGTTCCGTAAGTTTAATTCAAAATAGTTTTGCTTCCAATATGAAAGATGGAAGTATTGCATTGCTTACATATACGAACTATTTAACGAATATTGTTATAACGGTGTTAATCACACCTATCTTAAATGTATATTATACCAGGCATTGTGAATCTTGGATAAATAACAATAAAAAGGATCTCTTTCTTTCATTTCAAAATGGTATCCTGACAATCTTGCTTTTGATTTTTATTGCTGCAAGCTTTCTATTGCTGTCTTATGACTACCTTTATGGAAAACTCGATATAATAAGCCATAAAATAAATTTCAATATTGATGCCAGCATAATTAAAATTCTGTTTTTCTCCACCAGTTGTTTAATCCTGTCGGCGTTTGCTGGTAGGTTATTTTATATTGCTGAAAAATTTCGTCTGGTTAACTTTATTGACTTATTGATAGTAATAATTTATACATTTATAACTTATTTTTTATCTAAATATCATGGACTTATTGGTATTTACTTTTCTTTTTTTATTTATTCCTTAATAACAATAATCTCTTATCTTATTATCTTAAAGAAATCCGTTGGATTTGTTATGTCGATTGACTTTATTTCAGAGAATAAATGGATTCTTTTAAAAGTGATATTTCTATTGACAGTTTCTATTGTTACCAATTTCCTGACGAATGCCGCGTTAATAAAAATAGGTGTGGGTGTTTTAGTTAGTTTGTGTGGCGTTTATTTATTATACCTCCAAAAAAAGAAAGTGCTAATATAA
- a CDS encoding glycosyltransferase, whose product MKRNIAIFINSLESGGAERVVSLLMKHIEAKYNIHLILLDDKFEFDVPKNITIYLLGSGTNQSLYKILELPILAIKLNRYFKRNRISTCLSFLSRPNFVLGFCKLIGTNTRCIINERTSTSAYHASLGRFSAILSRILVRKLYPLADLIISNSKYSRGDLINRFNIPAEKTSVIYNPVESHKVNIVTDRNKKDIFTFIHVGKFRPEKNHLLLIRAFEKIKELPVRLLLVGKGPTEQAVIDEVHALGLNEKVLFGGFNPNPFEIISQTDCMVLSSDFEGFPNVLLEAMVNSIPIISVDCFSGPRELLAPDTDFEYSLKNNIELGKYGILVPRRNEFLLADAMKLMFSQPDLVLKYKEGSPVRVKEFEVNSIVEKYESLISGQ is encoded by the coding sequence ATGAAGAGAAATATCGCGATTTTTATAAATTCTTTGGAGAGTGGTGGAGCAGAACGAGTAGTATCTCTATTGATGAAACATATTGAGGCTAAATATAATATCCATTTAATTTTGCTTGATGATAAGTTTGAATTTGATGTTCCAAAAAACATAACAATATATTTACTAGGTTCCGGAACTAATCAATCTCTTTACAAGATTTTAGAATTGCCAATATTAGCAATTAAGCTAAATCGATACTTTAAAAGAAATCGTATTTCAACCTGTCTTTCATTCCTGAGCCGACCAAATTTCGTTTTAGGATTTTGTAAACTGATAGGAACTAATACGAGATGCATTATAAATGAACGTACATCCACATCCGCTTATCATGCTTCTTTGGGTAGGTTTTCTGCCATACTTAGTCGAATCTTAGTTAGAAAACTTTATCCGCTGGCTGATTTGATAATTTCAAATTCTAAATATTCGAGAGGAGATTTGATCAATCGCTTCAATATCCCTGCTGAAAAGACTTCAGTAATATATAATCCTGTGGAATCACACAAGGTAAATATAGTGACTGATCGAAATAAGAAAGATATTTTTACATTTATACATGTTGGAAAATTTAGACCCGAAAAAAATCATTTATTACTTATACGAGCATTTGAGAAGATAAAAGAATTACCTGTAAGGCTTTTGCTAGTTGGAAAAGGACCAACAGAACAAGCCGTTATTGATGAAGTTCATGCATTGGGATTGAATGAAAAGGTACTTTTTGGGGGCTTTAATCCGAATCCATTCGAGATAATTTCACAGACGGATTGCATGGTGCTTAGTTCAGATTTCGAAGGTTTTCCTAATGTATTATTGGAGGCAATGGTTAACAGTATACCTATAATAAGTGTTGATTGCTTTTCTGGTCCGAGAGAATTACTCGCGCCTGATACAGATTTTGAATATAGTCTTAAAAATAATATTGAACTCGGCAAATACGGAATATTGGTTCCTCGGCGTAACGAATTTTTGCTTGCCGATGCTATGAAATTAATGTTTTCTCAACCGGATTTAGTACTAAAATATAAAGAAGGTAGCCCGGTGAGAGTTAAAGAATTTGAAGTAAATAGCATCGTCGAAAAATATGAATCTCTTATTTCTGGTCAATAA
- the asnB gene encoding asparagine synthase (glutamine-hydrolyzing), whose translation MCGINGLILKEGDSQLETKIGLMNQRILHRGPDEDGEYIYDNRIAMGMRRLSIIDLSTGKQPIYSQDKQKVIVFNGEIYNYKILKRKLEADGVVFNTTSDTEVIIKMYEKYGIESFGLLDGMFAFSIHDIELNKIIIARDYFGEKPLYFTSENGNFCWASELKSILKVLENKPQISRESLNLYFRLTYIPAPYTIYDNIYKLKANHYLVYDCSTGSTEVNEIKQRFEEIDLQIDFKKARQLTHDLVKESVASRTIADVPIGTFLSGGVDSSIVSLCVAQESSSKIDTFSIGFDKKEFDESLKARTVAQVIDSNHHEFIIGEKDLLVNIDEILLNFDEPFADSSSLASYLVAHETRKYVKVALTGDGGDEIFGGYNKYYIGKLNSYYSRVVPKGLHNSIKSSLGAILQTKDDKRGMRFKASKLLKSVNYDGDFYYNIVSLGFQENEILKFIKPSFIKSNVFDYYKQQVNHKGSTLTDFRNIDRLLSLEGDMLVKVDRTSMLSSLECRAPFLNKQLWNLTQHLPEKYLMNGWDKKHILKKSFESYFPRDFLNKSKKGFGVPVGDWLRQGLSDELKRYIEPHFLNRQNIFNVDEIRMLVSDHLAGKVDHTFMVWTYYCFQKWYSATYEK comes from the coding sequence ATGTGTGGAATTAATGGGCTAATATTAAAAGAAGGAGATTCGCAATTAGAAACAAAAATTGGCTTGATGAACCAAAGAATCTTGCACCGTGGACCTGATGAAGATGGTGAATATATATATGATAATAGGATTGCTATGGGCATGCGCAGGCTATCCATTATCGACCTTTCAACAGGGAAACAGCCAATTTATTCGCAGGATAAACAAAAAGTAATAGTATTTAACGGCGAAATCTATAACTATAAAATCTTAAAAAGAAAACTAGAAGCAGACGGAGTCGTTTTTAATACGACCTCGGATACAGAAGTGATCATTAAGATGTATGAAAAATATGGTATCGAAAGCTTCGGCTTACTTGATGGCATGTTTGCTTTTAGTATTCATGATATTGAGTTGAATAAGATCATCATTGCCAGAGATTATTTTGGAGAAAAACCGCTTTACTTTACCTCGGAGAATGGAAATTTTTGTTGGGCTTCCGAACTGAAATCGATACTCAAAGTATTAGAAAATAAACCTCAGATTTCAAGGGAATCATTAAATCTTTATTTTAGATTAACTTACATACCTGCTCCTTACACTATCTACGACAATATTTATAAGTTAAAAGCCAATCATTATTTAGTTTATGATTGTTCAACCGGATCAACTGAAGTTAATGAAATAAAACAAAGGTTTGAGGAGATTGATTTGCAGATCGATTTTAAAAAGGCTCGACAATTAACCCATGATTTAGTTAAAGAAAGTGTAGCAAGTAGAACAATTGCTGATGTCCCGATAGGTACTTTTTTATCAGGTGGGGTAGATTCTTCTATTGTTTCTCTTTGTGTAGCTCAAGAAAGCAGTTCGAAAATTGATACTTTTTCAATTGGCTTTGACAAAAAAGAATTTGATGAGTCATTAAAAGCACGAACGGTAGCTCAGGTTATTGACAGTAATCATCATGAATTTATTATTGGGGAAAAGGATTTATTGGTCAATATAGATGAAATTTTGCTCAATTTTGACGAACCATTTGCTGACTCTTCTTCTTTAGCAAGTTATCTCGTGGCACATGAGACAAGAAAGTATGTCAAGGTTGCCCTAACTGGAGATGGAGGAGATGAAATATTTGGAGGCTATAACAAATATTATATTGGCAAACTTAATAGCTATTATTCTAGGGTCGTACCAAAAGGCTTGCATAATTCCATTAAGAGTTCCTTAGGAGCAATATTGCAAACAAAAGATGATAAACGTGGTATGAGATTTAAGGCGAGTAAGCTACTTAAGTCCGTTAATTATGATGGTGATTTCTACTACAACATTGTATCTTTGGGATTTCAGGAAAATGAAATCCTGAAATTTATAAAACCGTCTTTTATAAAATCGAATGTTTTCGATTATTATAAACAACAGGTCAACCATAAAGGCAGCACACTAACAGATTTTAGAAATATTGATAGACTTTTAAGTCTTGAAGGTGATATGCTGGTAAAAGTAGATCGCACAAGCATGTTGTCCTCACTTGAGTGTCGGGCACCTTTTTTAAATAAACAACTCTGGAATTTAACGCAGCATTTGCCGGAAAAATATTTAATGAATGGCTGGGACAAAAAGCATATTCTTAAAAAATCATTTGAATCATATTTTCCCCGGGATTTTTTAAATAAGAGTAAAAAAGGGTTTGGCGTTCCTGTAGGTGATTGGCTTAGACAGGGTTTAAGCGATGAGTTGAAACGTTATATTGAACCACATTTCCTAAACCGACAAAACATATTTAATGTGGATGAGATTCGGATGTTGGTTTCCGATCACCTGGCCGGCAAAGTAGACCATACTTTTATGGTATGGACGTATTATTGTTTTCAAAAATGGTACTCAGCAACATATGAAAAATAA